A single genomic interval of Candidatus Bipolaricaulis anaerobius harbors:
- the infC gene encoding translation initiation factor IF-3 — MRREFRVNEQIRAREVLLIDPEGRSLGVLPVDRALAMAREKGLDLVEVAPEANPVVCKIVDYGKYRYQLEKREKKQQKATRLKEVKFTIQTGEHDFQTKLARIREFLSAGHMVRVSVFFKGRQIIHIGKGEEILARVAAATKDMAKVDQDMTSKGRTLQMLLVPVKGGRVEDKNAQSVSEEI; from the coding sequence ATTCGACGGGAGTTCCGAGTAAACGAGCAGATCCGAGCGAGAGAGGTTCTCCTGATCGACCCCGAAGGACGCAGCTTGGGCGTGCTCCCTGTGGACCGGGCGCTGGCCATGGCGCGTGAGAAGGGGCTCGATCTTGTGGAGGTGGCTCCCGAGGCGAACCCGGTGGTGTGCAAGATCGTGGACTACGGGAAGTACCGGTACCAACTGGAGAAGCGGGAGAAGAAACAGCAGAAGGCTACCCGCCTCAAAGAGGTGAAGTTCACGATCCAGACTGGGGAACACGATTTTCAGACGAAGCTCGCGCGGATCCGCGAGTTCCTCAGCGCGGGCCACATGGTGCGCGTGTCGGTGTTCTTCAAGGGCCGGCAGATCATCCATATCGGCAAGGGGGAAGAGATCCTGGCCCGGGTGGCGGCGGCGACGAAGGACATGGCGAAGGTCGATCAAGACATGACGAGCAAGGGAAGGACGCTGCAGATGCTGCTCGTTCCCGTCAAAGGAGGGCGCGTTGAAGACAAAAACGCACAGAGCGTCAGCGAAGAGATTTAG
- the rpmA gene encoding 50S ribosomal protein L27 encodes MAHKTSGGSTQNVHDSPGQRLGIKRYGGELVRPGCIIVRQRGTRFYPGFGVGMGRDFTIFAKTTGTVRFAGHNRVYVNVDPLHEEG; translated from the coding sequence ATGGCACATAAGACAAGTGGCGGTTCAACCCAAAACGTCCATGACTCCCCCGGCCAGCGGCTGGGGATCAAGCGCTACGGCGGCGAGCTCGTGCGGCCGGGGTGCATCATCGTCCGTCAGCGGGGAACCAGGTTCTACCCGGGTTTCGGCGTCGGCATGGGCCGGGACTTCACGATCTTCGCCAAGACCACGGGCACGGTCCGGTTCGCCGGGCACAACCGCGTGTACGTGAACGTGGACCCGCTCCACGAGGAGGGGTAG
- the rplU gene encoding 50S ribosomal protein L21 gives MYAVVEIGGKQYRVEAEAEIVHELLPTVNVGDKVTFDRVLLVRNGAGVEVGRPYLTGVKVVGEVMESGRGPKVIIRRFAPKKGYRRKKGHRQPYMRTRILAIEKG, from the coding sequence ATGTACGCTGTCGTCGAGATCGGAGGCAAACAGTACCGCGTCGAGGCCGAGGCCGAGATCGTGCACGAGCTCCTTCCCACGGTGAACGTGGGGGACAAGGTGACGTTCGATCGCGTGCTCCTCGTACGCAACGGCGCGGGGGTGGAGGTCGGCCGCCCCTACCTGACCGGTGTCAAGGTCGTGGGGGAGGTCATGGAGAGCGGGCGCGGGCCCAAGGTGATCATCCGGCGGTTCGCCCCCAAGAAGGGGTACCGGCGGAAGAAGGGGCACCGCCAGCCCTACATGCGCACGCGGATCCTGGCGATCGAAAAGGGGTAG
- the rpmI gene encoding 50S ribosomal protein L35 has product MKTKTHRASAKRFRISGTGRIFHQHANRKHKLSKMRPQYRREAGRPVEVRGADRKRLRRILSI; this is encoded by the coding sequence TTGAAGACAAAAACGCACAGAGCGTCAGCGAAGAGATTTAGGATCTCGGGGACGGGGAGGATTTTCCACCAGCACGCCAACCGCAAGCACAAGCTGTCAAAGATGCGACCCCAGTACCGCCGCGAAGCAGGGCGGCCCGTCGAGGTGCGCGGTGCCGATCGCAAGCGGTTGCGGCGGATCCTGAGTATCTAG
- the obgE gene encoding GTPase ObgE, protein MWVDEAKIHVASGRGGNGLISFHRTRTNPRGTPDGGSGGRGGDVLLRATRSVGTLLQFQNQIHFRAGHGGHGGPNCRQGKNGTDLVIHVPVGTVVRDAGTGEILADLATDGAEARIARGGRGGRGNKAFTNSARQAPWIREFGEEGEERWIRLELRVLADVGIIGFPNVGKSSLLARVSRRKVKVAPYPFTTLAPNLGLAEVGDGSSLVLADLPGLIEGAHEGKGLGDRFLRHATRARVLLHVVDLAGVEGRDPLADHGLLRREIEAWEELRAKPEVVAGNKADLLPPERVSAEVHRFREAGIELHPISAVTGRGIRELLLLLGRKLQENPPPLAAAEAPARRVWQLTPDRVPFEVAEEEGQLVVRGPAVERLVRRLDLSTRDAQEYFQTRLERLGVLAALKRRGFRPGSTVRIGGQEFELTG, encoded by the coding sequence ATGTGGGTCGATGAGGCGAAGATCCATGTCGCCTCGGGACGGGGGGGGAACGGACTCATCAGCTTCCACAGGACCCGCACCAATCCCCGCGGCACCCCCGACGGCGGGAGCGGCGGTCGGGGAGGGGATGTCCTCCTGCGTGCCACCCGTTCCGTGGGGACCCTCCTCCAATTCCAAAACCAGATCCACTTTCGCGCCGGCCACGGCGGCCACGGTGGTCCGAACTGCCGCCAAGGGAAGAATGGCACCGACCTCGTGATCCACGTTCCAGTGGGCACCGTGGTCCGCGACGCCGGGACGGGGGAGATCCTCGCCGACCTCGCAACCGACGGGGCGGAGGCCCGCATCGCCCGGGGGGGACGCGGCGGGCGTGGGAACAAGGCGTTCACCAATTCCGCCCGCCAGGCCCCGTGGATCCGCGAGTTCGGGGAGGAGGGAGAGGAGCGGTGGATCCGGCTCGAGCTCCGCGTCCTGGCCGACGTCGGGATCATCGGGTTCCCCAACGTGGGCAAATCGTCGCTCCTCGCGCGGGTGTCGCGGCGGAAGGTGAAGGTCGCTCCCTACCCGTTCACCACCCTCGCCCCGAACCTCGGCCTGGCCGAGGTCGGGGACGGCAGCTCGCTCGTGCTCGCGGACCTGCCGGGCCTGATCGAGGGCGCCCACGAGGGGAAGGGCCTCGGGGACCGGTTCCTCCGCCATGCGACCCGGGCGAGGGTCCTCCTCCACGTGGTGGACCTGGCCGGGGTGGAGGGACGCGATCCCCTGGCCGACCACGGGTTGCTCCGTCGCGAGATCGAAGCGTGGGAAGAGCTGAGGGCGAAGCCGGAGGTCGTGGCGGGGAACAAGGCCGACCTCCTCCCCCCGGAGCGTGTGTCCGCAGAAGTGCACCGGTTCCGCGAAGCGGGGATCGAGCTTCACCCCATCTCCGCCGTGACCGGACGGGGGATCCGGGAGCTCCTGCTCCTCCTCGGGCGCAAGCTCCAGGAGAACCCTCCGCCGCTTGCGGCGGCAGAGGCCCCGGCGCGACGGGTGTGGCAGCTCACCCCGGACCGGGTTCCGTTCGAGGTGGCCGAGGAGGAGGGTCAGCTCGTCGTGCGCGGGCCGGCGGTGGAGCGCCTGGTGCGGCGCCTTGATCTCTCAACCCGCGACGCCCAGGAATACTTCCAGACGAGGTTGGAACGCCTCGGGGTGCTCGCTGCGCTCAAGCGGCGCGGCTTCCGTCCCGGGTCCACCGTGCGCATCGGAGGACAGGAGTTTGAGCTTACAGGGTAG
- the rplT gene encoding 50S ribosomal protein L20, which produces MRVPGGVKHGRRRRKVLQQTKGFQGKRRSCYRIAKQSVFKAQRHMYVSRKLEKRTMRRLWMVRIGAAAKGHGLSYSAFMGGLHKAGVGLNRKMLADIAQRDPQAFSQVVTVAKEMRRA; this is translated from the coding sequence ATGCGAGTTCCAGGCGGGGTGAAACACGGCCGGCGGCGGCGGAAGGTCCTCCAGCAGACCAAGGGGTTCCAGGGGAAGCGGCGCTCCTGCTACCGAATCGCGAAGCAGTCCGTGTTCAAGGCGCAGCGGCACATGTACGTGTCGCGCAAACTGGAGAAGCGGACGATGCGCAGGTTGTGGATGGTCCGCATCGGAGCGGCAGCGAAGGGCCACGGGCTCTCCTACTCCGCGTTCATGGGGGGCCTGCACAAGGCCGGCGTGGGGCTGAACCGGAAGATGCTCGCCGACATCGCTCAGCGCGATCCGCAGGCATTTTCCCAGGTGGTAACCGTCGCCAAGGAGATGCGGCGCGCCTAA
- the nadD gene encoding nicotinate-nucleotide adenylyltransferase: MSLQGRTGLFGGTFNPIHIGHLRVAEEAWRQFGLRKVVFIPTGRPPHRAVDEGTPAEARYTMVCLAVEGHPQFSVSRIEVDRPGPCYTVDTVATMRELHPEGVAYIVGADIFARIETWHDWPRLLASCPFIVAPRPGTPPTVFHRPPFDRAQIHFLDMPLISMSSSEIRRRYRCGLPTEGLVPPAVDQWIRAHGLYGVATPRLGG; this comes from the coding sequence TTGAGCTTACAGGGTAGGACAGGGTTGTTCGGCGGCACGTTCAACCCGATCCACATCGGCCACCTCCGTGTGGCCGAGGAAGCCTGGCGCCAATTCGGGCTGCGAAAGGTCGTGTTCATCCCCACCGGGCGCCCCCCCCACCGCGCGGTGGACGAGGGGACACCCGCCGAGGCCCGGTACACGATGGTCTGCCTCGCCGTGGAGGGACATCCCCAGTTCTCCGTATCCCGGATCGAGGTGGACCGCCCCGGTCCCTGCTACACTGTGGACACGGTGGCGACGATGAGGGAGCTCCACCCCGAGGGCGTGGCCTACATCGTGGGGGCAGACATCTTCGCCCGGATCGAGACCTGGCACGACTGGCCGCGGCTCCTTGCAAGCTGCCCGTTCATCGTTGCCCCCCGGCCCGGGACGCCTCCGACCGTCTTCCACCGCCCCCCGTTCGACCGTGCCCAGATCCACTTCCTGGACATGCCCCTCATCTCCATGTCCTCATCCGAGATCCGTCGCCGCTACCGGTGCGGCCTCCCGACGGAGGGCCTCGTCCCCCCGGCGGTGGACCAGTGGATCCGCGCCCATGGTTTGTACGGCGTGGCCACCCCCCGCCTGGGCGGCTAG
- a CDS encoding Rne/Rng family ribonuclease produces the protein MAIVEDGELVEVHFDAPARRALVGNIYQGKVETVLPGMGAAFVNVGERKALFLSEHEISDALLVAKGFEPWKESVPIQKVLRPGDTVLIQVRREGMGKKNPQGTTKISLPGRYWVFLPTEDRVGISRRVGDPEDAKRLRRIAHELKGEGQGLIARTAAFHADEEELAVDFRRLQEVWGGIERAAAEATPPQLLHEPLDLVRTLVRDRFLETVNSLIVDDADEQKGIQEFLGELRLPHLRRRVRLYRGQVPLFVRYDIERRLREALQRKIPLQAGGFLVVDETEALTAIDVNTGSDIRHRTQDSAILSTNLEAAKEIPRILRLRKISGIIIVDLVDMESEADEQKVIARLEAELKKDRVPVDLIGITKLGLVEITRRREGESLIAMIEDNGES, from the coding sequence GTGGCGATCGTCGAGGACGGCGAGCTCGTCGAGGTCCACTTCGATGCCCCGGCACGCCGGGCCCTGGTGGGCAACATCTACCAGGGGAAGGTGGAGACGGTCCTCCCCGGGATGGGGGCCGCCTTCGTGAATGTCGGGGAGAGGAAAGCCCTTTTTCTCTCCGAGCACGAGATCAGCGATGCCCTCCTCGTCGCCAAGGGGTTCGAGCCGTGGAAGGAGAGCGTGCCCATCCAGAAGGTGCTCCGCCCCGGGGATACCGTGCTGATCCAGGTCCGGCGGGAAGGGATGGGGAAGAAGAACCCCCAGGGGACGACGAAGATCAGCCTCCCCGGGCGGTACTGGGTGTTCCTGCCGACCGAGGATCGGGTCGGGATCTCCCGGCGGGTGGGGGATCCCGAGGATGCGAAGCGCCTCCGCCGGATTGCGCACGAGCTCAAGGGAGAGGGGCAGGGCCTCATCGCCCGCACCGCCGCGTTCCACGCAGATGAAGAGGAGCTCGCCGTTGACTTCCGCCGCCTCCAGGAGGTCTGGGGCGGGATCGAGCGGGCAGCCGCGGAGGCCACCCCCCCGCAGCTCCTCCACGAACCCCTCGACCTCGTGCGGACCCTCGTCCGCGACCGCTTTCTCGAGACCGTGAACTCCCTCATCGTGGACGACGCTGACGAGCAGAAGGGGATCCAGGAGTTCCTCGGCGAACTACGCCTTCCCCACCTCCGCCGCCGCGTCCGGCTGTACCGGGGGCAGGTCCCCTTGTTCGTGCGCTACGACATCGAGCGCCGGCTGCGCGAGGCGCTGCAGCGCAAGATCCCGCTCCAGGCGGGCGGGTTCCTCGTGGTGGACGAGACGGAGGCCCTCACCGCGATCGACGTCAACACGGGCTCCGACATCCGGCACCGCACACAGGACTCGGCGATCCTCAGCACCAACCTCGAGGCAGCGAAGGAAATCCCGCGCATCCTCCGGTTGCGGAAGATCTCGGGGATCATCATCGTGGACCTGGTGGACATGGAGAGCGAAGCCGATGAGCAGAAGGTGATCGCCCGCCTCGAGGCCGAGCTGAAGAAGGACCGCGTGCCGGTGGACCTCATCGGGATCACCAAGTTGGGGCTGGTCGAGATCACCCGGCGCCGGGAAGGGGAGTCCTTGATCGCGATGATCGAGGACAACGGCGAGAGCTAG